From the Kribbella sp. CA-293567 genome, the window AGGAACCCCCATGACCGAAGTACCGGCTGTGCTCGAACGGCTGCGACGGACCACCGACACCGTCGTCGGCGAGTCCGATCTGATCGAGCGGCTCGCGTCGGGACGCAGACTGCGGATCAAGTACGGCGTCGACTGCACCGCGCCCGATCTGCATCTGGGCCACGCGGTCAACCTGTGGATGATGCGGCAACTGCAGGATCTCGGACACCAGGTGGTCTTCCTGCTGGGCGATCTGACCACCCGGATCGGCGACCCGACCGGCCGCTCGGAGACCCGCCCGGTGCTGACGCCGGCCGAGATCGACCGGAACGCCGCCTCGTTCCTCGACCAGGTGTCGCTGGTCCTGCGGACCGACCCCGAGGTCTTCGAGGTACGCCGGAACTCCGAGTGGTTCGGCTCGATGGAGGTGGCCACCCTGCTGGAGTTGTTCAGTCAGGTCACGCACGCCCAGCTGATGGCCCGGGACATGTTCCGCGAACGGGTCGCCGCCGGACGCGAGATCGCCCTGCACGAACTGATCTACCCGGTGCTGCAGGGATACGACAGCTTCGCGCTCGGCAGCGATCTGACCATCGTCGGCTCCGACCAGCTCTTCAACGAGCAGCTCGGGCGGCACTTCCAGCAACGGCTCGGAGCCCCGGCGCAGGCGGTCGTCGTCACCACGATCACCCCCGGGATCGACGGCGGACCCAAGCAGTCCAAGTCGCTGAACAACTACATCGCGCTGACCGCCACGCCCAAGGACAAGTTCGGCAAGTTGATGAGCCTGCCCGACACGCTGGTCCGGACCTACGCGCACGTCTACACGGAGCTGCCGCCGGACGTTGTAACGGGACTCGGCGACGCGGCCGCTCAGGGCGGTCCGGCGGCTCGCGACGCGAAACTGACGCTGGCGGCCGCCGTCGTGACGCGGTACCACGGAGCGAACGTCGCCAAGGACGAGCGAGCGGCGTTCCTGGAGCAGTTCAGCCGGCGCAAGGTGCCCGCCGACGTGCCGGAGGTGACAGTGCAGGCCGAACGACCGACGATTCTGGAGTTGCTCCAGGCGGCCCGCCCGGAGCTCAGCAACTCCGAGCTCCGCCGCCTGATCCGCCAGGGCGCCGTCTCGATCGACAACCAGAAAGTGTTCAGCCATGACCGACCCGTTCCACTCTCGGCCCCACTCACCCTCCGCTCCGGCTCCCGCACCTACCACCGCATCGTCCGGGCCGGAGCCGGCCGGTGAGGTCGCCGTCCTGAAGGCCTGCCTGAACGGCGATCGCTCGCGCGCCGACCACCCCGGCGTACCGATCACTCCGGCAGAGCTGGCGCAGTCGGCGTACGATGCTGCCCTGGCCGGCGCGGTTGCGGTGCACTTTCACCCGCGCGGGGCGGATGGGCGGGAGAGCCTGCGCTGGTCCGACGTGGAGCCGGCCGTCAGCGCAGTACGGGCGCGGTGTCCTGAGTTGGCACTCGGTGTGGCGACCCGAGAGGAGATCGAGCCGGAGCTGGACCAGCGGCTCGCGCTTCTCAGCGGGTGGTCGGCCGGACCGGATTTCGCGAGCGTCAACTGGCACGAGGAAGGTGCCGAGCAGGTCGCCGGGTTGCTGATCGAGCGTGGGATCGGGATCGAGGCGGGGCTCTTCACTCCGGACGCGGCGCGGAAGTTCCTGACCTGGAGTGGCCCGGTCGTGCGGGTGCTGGTGGAGGCACTGCCCGGGATCTCGCCGGGCGCCGACGGTGTGGCCGCGGCTTCGGCCGTGCTCGAGGTGCTTCCGGGTGGCTTCGAGCTGGTGGTGCACGGAGAGAACGAGTGGGCCTGGCCGGTGCTCGAGTGGGCTCGCTCGAAGCGGCATGGATTACGAGCGGGGCTGGAGGACATGCTGACCGGGCCATCCGGCGAAACCGTCGCCGGGAACGGGGAACTGGTCGCCTGGGCGAAGGGCAGCGCTAGGCAGGGGTGAGGGCGGCGGCGTACTCCGCCGCGGTACAGACCGTGCCGAACTTCGGGAAGATGTAGGAGACCGCGAAGTCGTGGGCGGCGCCGTCGAGGCCGGTCATGGCGTCGGTGAGGTAGAGCGTGTCGTAGCCGTGTTCGTCGGCGACCCGGCCGGTGGACTCGACGCCGAAGTTGGTGGCGATGCCGGCCAGGGCGACGGTCCTGATCCCGCGAGTTCGCAGTACGTCGTCGAGACCGGTGCGATGGAACGCGCCGACCGTCTGCTTGACGATCTCCACATCGCCCGGCCGCGGGCCGAGCTCCGGAGCCAGGCCGCTGCCCTCGGGCTGGACGTCGACGCCTGGGCGCTCGACCCGGACGTTGACGACCAGCCCACCGGCTGTTCTGGTGCTCCCCGCCAGCGCGACACATCGCTCCAGCACCGCGGGGCCGGCCAGCGGTGCTGTGTCCAGCGCGATGATCCTCGGCATCAGGTCGATCAGCACCAAGGCCGTCGTACGAGGGTCCAGAGCAAGAAGGGTCACGGCTTCGGACCCTACGGCACCAAGGCGGATCGGCGGGAATGGCAAACGCGTTCCAGCAGTTGGTCACCCGATGAGCGGTCCGGGGGCCGCTGGCCGCAGACTGGTCCCGTACTCAGACTTCGAGCACTCACCCGCAGGAGAAATTCATGAGTTCTGCTCCAGCCCAGATCGCCGTCACCGGACTCGCGGTGATGGGCCGCAACCTGGCCCGCAACCTCGCTCGCAACGGTTTCCGGGTCGCCGTCCACAACCGGTCCCAGGGCCGCACCGACGCGCTGATCAAGGAGTTCGGCCACGAGGGCGAGTTCACCCCGGCCACCGAGCTGGCCGAGCTGGTCGCCGCGCTGGAGCAGCCGCGCAAGATCATCGTGATGGTCAAGGCCGGTGAGCCGACCGACGCCGTGATCGACGAACTGGTCCCGCTGCTGGACGAGGGCGACATCGTCATCGACGCCGGCAACGCGCACTTCGCCGACACCCGCCGCCGCGAGGACGCGCTGAAGGCCAAGGGCCTGCACTTCGTCGGCGCCGGCGTCTCGGGCGGCGAGGAGGGCGCGCTGAACGGTCCGAGCATCATGCCGGGCGGTTCGGCGGAGTCGTACGAGTCGCTCGGCCCGATCCTGACCAAGATCTCCGCGCACGTGAACGGCGAGCCGTGCTGCGTGCACGTCGGTCCGGACGGCGCCGGTCACTTCGTGAAGATGCTGCACAACGGCATCGAGTACGCCGACATGCAGCTGATCGCCGAGGCCTACGACCTGCTGCGCAGCGTGCTGGGGCTGAGCGCGCCGGAGATCGCCGAGGTGTTCCGGGAGTGGAACACCGGCGACCTGGAGTCGTTCCTGATCGAGATCACCGCGGAGGTGCTGAGCCAGGTCGACGAGTCGACCGGCGGGCCGTTCGTGGACATCGTGCTCGACCAGGCGGAGCAGAAGGGCACCGGCCGCTGGACCGTGCAGGTCGCGCTCGACCTGGGCATCCCGGTGAGCGGGATGGCCGAGGCCGTGTTCGCGCGGTCCCTGTCGGGCGACTCGGTGCGGCGGAAGGCTGCGGCCGGCGTACTGGCCGGGCCCTCCGAGGGGAAGGTCTCGGTCGACCGGGACGCGTTCATCGAGGACGTGCGGCACGCGCTCTACTCGTCGAAGCTGGTCGCCTACGCGCAGGGCTTCGACGCGATCCGGGCCGCCAGCGACCAGTACGGGTGGAACATCGACCTGGGCGCGATGGCGACGATCTGGCGCGGCGGATGCATCATCCGGGCGCGCTTCCTGGATCGCATCAAGGAGGCGTACGACCGTGACGCCGCGCTGCCGTCGCTGCTGGTCGACGACTACTTCAAGGAGGCCGTCGTGAACGGCCAGGACGCCTGGCGTCGCGTGGTCGCGACGGCGGCCACGGCCGGCGTACCGGCTCCTGGGTTCTCTGCCGCGCTGTCGTACTACGACGGGCTGCGGGCGGAGCGGCTGCCGGCTTCGTTGATCCAGGGACTGCGGGACTTGTTCGGGGCGCACACGTACCAGCGGACGGACCGCGAGGGTTCCTTCCACCTCGACTGGTCGGGAGATCGCAAGGAGCACTCTGCGTGACGGCTCCGATCTGCTGAGCTGCGGCGCGATTGGCGCTGGGGGTCGAACGTATGTTCCAATAGGCTCTCAGCGCCAGCCCGCTCCGGCGGGGACACGTCACCCAGGGAGATCGCCGCAACGATGACTGTAGACACTTTTGCAGCAGAAGCTCAGACCGACGCCGCCGACACTCCCGAAGCGGCGATCGACTCTCCGGCCGCGCTCCGGACCGGCACGGACACCGCCGAGGCGGCAAACACCTCCGCGCCGGTGACCGACGCGCCGGTCGACGGCCCGGCTGCCGACGCCTCCGACGACGCTTCCGCTGACGCCGCCCCGGTGGCCGAGAAGCCGAAGAAGGCTCCCGCCAAGAAGGCCGCGCCGAAGAAGACCAAGACGCTCGAGCTCACCCTGACCGTCACCGGCACCGCCGACGGCGAGTGGAAAGCCGAGCTCAAGCAAGGCAACAGCTACATCGCGAAGAACCTCCTGGTCGCCGCGGCCGCTGTCTCCCGCGCCGCCAAAGAGCTGCACGAGGACCTCTCCGGCCCGATCGACGAGGTCATCGACGCCGCCCGCGAGCAGCAAGCCGCGAAGGTCGCCGCCCTCGAGGCCGAGCTCGAAGCAGCCCGCAAGGCCCTCGCCGAGCTCGACGACTAGTCCCACCAGCCTGCTGCCGGCTCATCCCCGGCAGCACCACCCCGCGCACCCCCGGGCTCGCCCCCGGGGGGTGCGCTGGGTACTGGCAGTTGCTTCACGCCTGCGCCTTCGCGCTCGCTCTCGCTCTCGCTGGAGCCCCCGAGTCCGACTTGCAGATCGACGCGGTTCAGCCCCTTCGTAGCCTGCTTCGTGAAACGAAGCGGTTGGCCCTCCGGTGATGCGGCGGGGAAGTGTGGTTCTGCAGTTGTGGAGTGTGGTTCTGCAGTTGTGAAGTGTGATCGTGCGGTTGTCCTGCACGAATCCCAAGCACGCCCGACGATCGGCAACTTCCCTTTGGTGATCGATGGGTGGTTTCCCCGAAGTACCGCACCCGAGGCGTCCGGTGCGGTGGTCCGGGGAAGGTGGTGAGGTGGCGCCGGATCGGTGGCCCGTGGTCGATCCGCGGCCCCACCGATCCGGCGCACCGACCGACCTACTCGACGACTTCTGCCCGACGAAGAAGTGCTAACTTGCGAGGCCTCAGCCGGTGAACGTCAGCAGCGTTCGCGCGGACGGAGCCCTCTTCCTGTCTCGGTCAGGAAGGTCGCCTCGCCTGCTTTGATGTCCCACTCCGTCAGTGTCACCTTGTACCAGAGTGGAGTGGTGGGATCGGTCGTGTCGCTGAGCACGACCCACTGGTTCAGATCGAGACGGATGCTGCAGGTCTGGCGTCCGGGGTACAACAGCCACAGATCCACGGTGTCGTGATCGATTGCCTCGAATCTGCCGTTCACGTCCCAGGCGATGTGCCAGGCACCGAGCAACTGACCCAGGTCACCGACCTTGAGGGTTTTCACAGTGCCCGGCTTCGAGGGCGGCCATTGTGTATCAGATGGGGTGGTGCCCGGTTTGCCTCCACCGGCGCCGTCCGCGCTTCTCGCCGAGAGGTTGCCGACGATCAGCACGGCGATGACCAGCAAGTAGATCCCGACGGCCGCCAGGCAGGACGGGATGCGGGTCTTGGGGTGGCGGTACCAGTGAAACCAGGTCAGGCCAACGACGCCGGCCAT encodes:
- the tyrS gene encoding tyrosine--tRNA ligase, with amino-acid sequence MTEVPAVLERLRRTTDTVVGESDLIERLASGRRLRIKYGVDCTAPDLHLGHAVNLWMMRQLQDLGHQVVFLLGDLTTRIGDPTGRSETRPVLTPAEIDRNAASFLDQVSLVLRTDPEVFEVRRNSEWFGSMEVATLLELFSQVTHAQLMARDMFRERVAAGREIALHELIYPVLQGYDSFALGSDLTIVGSDQLFNEQLGRHFQQRLGAPAQAVVVTTITPGIDGGPKQSKSLNNYIALTATPKDKFGKLMSLPDTLVRTYAHVYTELPPDVVTGLGDAAAQGGPAARDAKLTLAAAVVTRYHGANVAKDERAAFLEQFSRRKVPADVPEVTVQAERPTILELLQAARPELSNSELRRLIRQGAVSIDNQKVFSHDRPVPLSAPLTLRSGSRTYHRIVRAGAGR
- a CDS encoding 3-keto-5-aminohexanoate cleavage protein; its protein translation is MTDPFHSRPHSPSAPAPAPTTASSGPEPAGEVAVLKACLNGDRSRADHPGVPITPAELAQSAYDAALAGAVAVHFHPRGADGRESLRWSDVEPAVSAVRARCPELALGVATREEIEPELDQRLALLSGWSAGPDFASVNWHEEGAEQVAGLLIERGIGIEAGLFTPDAARKFLTWSGPVVRVLVEALPGISPGADGVAAASAVLEVLPGGFELVVHGENEWAWPVLEWARSKRHGLRAGLEDMLTGPSGETVAGNGELVAWAKGSARQG
- a CDS encoding isochorismatase family protein, translated to MTLLALDPRTTALVLIDLMPRIIALDTAPLAGPAVLERCVALAGSTRTAGGLVVNVRVERPGVDVQPEGSGLAPELGPRPGDVEIVKQTVGAFHRTGLDDVLRTRGIRTVALAGIATNFGVESTGRVADEHGYDTLYLTDAMTGLDGAAHDFAVSYIFPKFGTVCTAAEYAAALTPA
- the gndA gene encoding NADP-dependent phosphogluconate dehydrogenase, yielding MSSAPAQIAVTGLAVMGRNLARNLARNGFRVAVHNRSQGRTDALIKEFGHEGEFTPATELAELVAALEQPRKIIVMVKAGEPTDAVIDELVPLLDEGDIVIDAGNAHFADTRRREDALKAKGLHFVGAGVSGGEEGALNGPSIMPGGSAESYESLGPILTKISAHVNGEPCCVHVGPDGAGHFVKMLHNGIEYADMQLIAEAYDLLRSVLGLSAPEIAEVFREWNTGDLESFLIEITAEVLSQVDESTGGPFVDIVLDQAEQKGTGRWTVQVALDLGIPVSGMAEAVFARSLSGDSVRRKAAAGVLAGPSEGKVSVDRDAFIEDVRHALYSSKLVAYAQGFDAIRAASDQYGWNIDLGAMATIWRGGCIIRARFLDRIKEAYDRDAALPSLLVDDYFKEAVVNGQDAWRRVVATAATAGVPAPGFSAALSYYDGLRAERLPASLIQGLRDLFGAHTYQRTDREGSFHLDWSGDRKEHSA
- a CDS encoding DUF6319 family protein — encoded protein: MTVDTFAAEAQTDAADTPEAAIDSPAALRTGTDTAEAANTSAPVTDAPVDGPAADASDDASADAAPVAEKPKKAPAKKAAPKKTKTLELTLTVTGTADGEWKAELKQGNSYIAKNLLVAAAAVSRAAKELHEDLSGPIDEVIDAAREQQAAKVAALEAELEAARKALAELDD